TGCTGGACGATCCGCGCGAACCGTACGTGGCGCGGGACGGCCCCGGCATCGGCGTACTGGCCGTAGATCGCCACGATGTAGCTGAGAATGGCCAGAATCGCGACCGTCGCCGTGTAGTGCTTGATCAGCACCGAAAGGTCGGTCACCGGACTGTCGTTGAGCCCGATGCGCACCGCACGGGTCTTGGTCCACAGCGCGGCGGCGAACCCCGCGTAACACCCCCACAGGGCCCGGCGGCGCCGGTCCTCCTCGTCGCCCCACAGGGCGGCCGGCATGCGCCACAGGGCGACGGCTGTCATCAGGCCGGCTATCAGATAGCCGGCGACATCGAGCGGGGTCACGGCGGAAGTCCTTGTGGTGTGGGGGACGGGGACGGAGTGGGGGGCGGTGCTAGGTGCGGCGGAACAGGCCGCGGCGGCGGTGGGCGACCGGGCGCGACAGCGAGTTGGCGAGCCGCCCCACCATGTCATCGCTCGTCACGTCCCTCGCCATACGGGGGATGAGCGAGGCACCCAGTTCGGCCATGCGCTCGTCATGGGTGTCGTACTGGGCGCGGGCCTGCACGGCCTCCGGGCTGCCCAGCGCGTCCGGGCCGACGACCCGGGCGATCAGGGAGGTGTCGAAGACGGGCAGCAGCCGCCGCAGCTGCTCCGCGTCCAGCGAGGTGCCGTGGTCGAACCACTCGTGGCACAGCTCGTGCAGGATGACGTGCTGGGTCTGGTAGGCGGTGGGGCGCCGGCGGTAGAGCACGACGCTGGTCCCGCCGGCCTTCAGCCGCAGCCCGCAGGCGGTGTTGACGCGGGCCAGCCGGTCGGGCATCTCGTGCAGCACGATGGTGCGGCCGCCGGCCGCCTCCATGTTCGCCACCAGCCCCTCGACCGTGAAGGGGGAGGGGAGCGGGAGCGCGGCCAGCCCGGCCTCGCACTCCTTCCGCAGTTCGCGCATGGACACCGGCCTAGCCCCGTGGTTCGCCGTCGGCCGGTGGCTGCCGGTCCTGCGCGTCCTTCAGCAGGGCGAGCGCGAACTGCAGCAGCTCCGGGGGCAGTCCGTCCTCGTCCAGCCCGCGCCCGGCCAGCCCGCTGATCTCGCCGGTACGCCGCTTCGCCAGGAACTGCAGTCCCGCGACGACGTCGTCGACGACCTCGGACTCCTCCTTGAAGAAGCGCCAGTCCACGCCGAAGCCGAGGCCGAGCGCCTTGAGGATGTCCTCGGACGGCTGGGTCACCTTGCCGGCGAGGATGTTGGAGAAGTAGCTGTGGGAGAGGGACCCGCCGCGCTCCTTGACCAGGTCGGCGAAGACCCGTCCCGAGATCTTGCGGCCGGGGAAGGTCTTCTCGACCATGTACTCGACCTTCTGCCGCAGCGTTCGCAGCTCCGGCGCGCGTTCTTCGCCGTTGTCCATCCGGCCCCCACGTTCACGTCCACCGCCCGGGCGTCTGTCCGGCTCCGTGCGGTGCTCGATTCGGTCAACGGGCTCGTACTGTAACCAACCCCGAGGCGCCGTCCGCTGCCCGGGAGCCCTGACGGGACACCGTAAAGGGATGAAGTGGAGCATCCTGCTCCGGTGTCCGGAACGGGCTTGCGCAAACACTCTACGTCACTGTTAACTCGAAAAAACATGGGCAGGGGACCACGAGGGGAGTCCCTTGCCCGTGAAAACGCCTGCGCGAACCCGCCTGCGTGAGCCCGCCCGTGCGCGGGGTCCGGTACGGGTGATCGGTGCGCACATGGGTGTAGCCCTTCACGACGGGGGATGCGTGAAGGGCTACGTCTGCATTATGACCTCTGGCCAGGCAGTCATCAACTGACCAGTCGGTCAGTGTTCTTGGCGGACCCCCGGCCGGTCCTCGTGGAACGTGCGGCGACGGCGGTTCCGGGGCGTGCCCGGGGGGCGGGGTCCGGAGGCGGGTCCGGGAGCGCCGGGACCGGGTCGGATCAGACTATTTCCCCCGTCCGGCCCCGGAAATCTCTCGCGGCTATGCTAGAGACGATGGCTCGCACAATGAGAGTTTCTCGTTCGGTCAACGAAGTCAGCGATACGCGGCAGGTGCACATGCCCCCCGAAACCCCTCCGCATGCCACTGACCGTCTCGACGACGACGACTACCCCGCCTACACCATGGGCCGTGCCGCGGAGATGATCGGCGCCACGCCCGGATTCCTCCGTGCGATCGGTGAGGCCCGGCTGATCACCCCCCTGCGGTCGGAGGGCGGCCACCGCCGCTACTCCCGCTACCAGTTGCGCATCGCGGCCCGCGCCCGTGAACTCGTCGACGGCGGAGCGCCGATCGAGGCCGCGTGCCGCATCGTGATCCTGGAGGACCAGCTCGAAGAGGCGCTCCGGCTGAACGAGGAGCTGCGCCGGCCTACCCCGGACCGCGGCACGTCCTGAGCGGGCGCGTGGTGCGGGGTGCGCGTTCGGGCGTGATGTGCCGGTCGGTTCCGCTTCGTCCCCGCCGGTCCCGGCCCGGCGTGTTTCGCCCTCTCGCCCGGCAGTGAGGCGCCTGCTGTGTGGCGCTGTAGCACGGAGCGACGAATATCTATAGCCGCAAGCACAGAATTTTACGCAATGTCCGGTGAAGGTTTATGACGCGCCGGACGGAGTGTAATTACTTGCCGCGCCTGCTCGCATTCATTGTGCTACTGTAGATCCCAGTTGCAGTTGTGGTTCCCAAAGACTCCAAGTGCTCTCCTCGGCTAAATGGGCCGGTGGGTGCGCTTTTGTATTTTCCGGTTCATTATCCGGATGGGGTAATCATCGCGGCGACGCGGGACTGGCACAGTGCCAGCCCCCGGGCTCTGCCCCAGAAGGAGATAAAACATGGCTACTGGCACCGTCAAGTGGTTCAACGCGGAAAAGGGCTTCGGCTTCATCGAGCAGGATGGTGGCGGCGCTGACGTCTTCGCCCACTACTCGAACATCGCCGCCAGCGGCTTCCGTGAGCTGCAGGAGGGCCAGAAGGTGAACTTCGACGTCACGCAGGGCCAGAAGGGCCCGCAGGCGGAGAACATCACCCCCGCGTGAATCCGATGACACCGGCGCTCACGCGCTGAGTGCGCATCCACAGCTGGGGCCCGCACCTTGGGTGCGGGCCCCAGCTCGTTGCTTTTCCCGGGTCCGCCCCCGTGCACGCCGTGCCGGTATCACCGCCACGAGCCGCCGGGGAAGCGCACAGGACCCACGCTCTTCACCGTGCGGCGGACGATCCGCCATGGCTCCCGGACCACCGGTCCGCAGGAGCCCCGTGACGAGACCCGCAGGCCCGTGTTCCGGGCCGGCTCGTCCGTCATTGCGAAGCGCCGGACCCGGTTCTGCCGGGCCCGTATCGGCTCAAGACCGGCCGCCGGGCTTCGTTCACGTATGCCAACGGCCCGTTCTTGCGATTCTTGTGCCGCTCGTCGCCGCAATGAATTCCTCGATACGCGCCATATCGAGGAAAGGTTCTGTATGAACCGCGATCGCACAGCTCGTTCCAATGACCGCTTTTCCCGCACCACCCGCGGCGGTGGAGCCACCGGTTCCGGCGGCTCCCGTTCGGGTGGCGGCGGCTTCCGCTCGCAGGCCCCGGGCCGCCAGGGCGGCGGCCAGGGACGCTTCGGCGCCCCGGCCCAGCGCTCCGGCGGTGGCTACGGCCGCCGTCCCGCCGCCAAGCAGGGCGAGTTCGCCCTGCCGAAGACCATCACCCCGGGACTGCCCGCGGTCGAGGCCTTCGCCGACCTCGACATGCCCGCGCCGCTGCTGTCGGCGCTCGCCAACGAGGGCGTCTCCGTGCCCTTCCCGATCCAGGCGGCGACGCTGCCGAACTCGCTCGCCGGCCGTGACGTGCTCGGCCGCGGCCGCACCGGCTCCGGCAAGACGCTCGCCTTCGGTCTGGCCCTGCTGGCCCGTATCGAGGGACGGCGCGCCGAGGCCCGCCGCCCGCTGGCCCTGGTCCTCGTCCCCACCCGGGAACTGGCCCAGCAGGTCACCGACGCGCTCACCCCGTACGCCCGCTCGCTCAAGCTGCGGATGGCCACCGTCGTCGGCGGCATGTCGATCGGCCGGCAGTCCGCGGCGCTGCGCGGCGGCTCCGAGGTCGTCGTCGCCACGCCCGGCCGGCTCAAGGACCTGATCGAGCGCGGCGACTGCAACCTGGACCGGGTCTCCATCACCGTCCTGGACGAGGCCGACCAGATGGCCGACATGGGCTTCATGCCGCAGGTCACCGAGCTGCTCGACCAGGTGCAGCCGGAGGGCCAGCGGATGCTGTTCTCGGCCACCCTGGACCGTAACGTCGACCTGCTGGTCCGCCGCTACCTGCACGACCCGGTCGTCCACTCGGTCGACCCGGCCGCCGGTGCGGTGACGACGATGGAGCACCACGTGCTCTACGTCCGCGGCGCCGACAAGTACGCCACCACGACGGAGATCGCCGCCCGCGACGGCCGGGTGATCATGTTCCTGGACACCAAGCACGCCGTGGACAAGCTCACCGACCACCTGCTCAGCAGCGGGGTACGGGCGGCGGCGCTGCACGGCGGGAAGTCCCAGCCGCAGCGCACCCGGACCCTGACGCGCTTCAAGACCGGACACGTCACGGTGCTGGTCGCCACGAACGTCGCGGCGCGCGGCATCCACGTCGACAACCTCGACCTGGTCGTCAACGTCGACCCGCCGAGCGACCACAAGGACTACCTGCACCGCGGCGGCCGTACCGCCCGCGCCGGCGAGTCCGGCAGCGTCGTCACGCTGGTGCTGCCCAACCAGCGCCGCGAGATGACCCGCCTGATGTCCGACGCCGGGATCACCCCGCAGATCGCCGAGGTCCGCTCCGGCGAGGCCGAGCTGAGCCGGATCACCGGTGCGCAGGCGCCCTCGGGCATCCCCGTCACCATCACCTCGCCGCCGTCCGAGCGCCCCAAGGGCGGCTCCTCCTCCCGCGGCCGGCGCAGCCGGCCGTCCCAGGCGCGCCGCTCCTCGTCGTCCTCGTCGTCGGCGTCGTCGTCCTCCTCCCAGTCGCGGGGCGGTGGCGCGCCGCGCCGCTCCTCCGGCGACCGTGCCGCCTGACCGAAACCCGCGTTCCCGCCCGGTTCCGTCCCCGACCCCGTTGAGGCACTATGCGCTGCGTCATCGCCCGCTTCCCGTTCGACCTGTTCAAGCACGAGGTCGAGGAATCGATGAAGGGCATCAAGCCCGAACCCGTCACCGGGGAATCGGTGATCATCAGCCGTCGTGTGTACCCCGTCAAGCAGGTGGGCGAGGTCATCACCCGGCAGGACCGCCGCGACTTCTCGGCCGGTGAGGTGACCAGGGCGCTCTCGCGTCTCGGCTTCACCTGCCGGTCCGTCCCGGCCCCCGCCGCACCCGTGGTGCTCAGCCCCCTGGAAGCGGCTTCCGCCGCCCTGGGGACGCCCGGCCCGGACGCCTGAGCCGCCGCACTGTCACACACCGAGGCCCGGTCCCCCGAAAGGGAGGCCGGGCCTCGGCGCGTGCGGTTTCGGGTCCGGTGCCAGGTCCGGTGTCAGCTCCAGAGCGCCTCGGCGAGCGCGACGCCGGCGAACGCCGCGCCCAGACCCGCGACCACACTCGCCACCGCGTTGGCAGCCGCGTAGAACCGTGCCCCGCCCTCGGCCAGCCGCAGCGTCTCGTAACTGAACGTCGAGTACGTGGTCAGCGCACCGCAGAGCCCCGTCCCCAGCAGCAACTGCAGGTGCGAGGACGCGGCGCCTGCCGCCACCGCGCCGGTCAGCAGGCCCAGCACCAGACAGCCGCTCACGTTGACCGTGAAGGTTCCCCACGGGAAGACGCTGTCGTGCCTGGCCTGCACCGCCCGGTCGGTGAGATACCGCAGCGGGGCACCGACCGCGGCGCCGATGATCACCAGCAGCCAGTTCACCGGCGTTCTCCCGATTCCCGCCCCGGGCGGGCGGTCTCCAGTGCGCGGCGGGTCAGCCACACCGCGCTCCACACCGCCGCGAGGGCTGCGAGCAGTGTCAGTGCCAGATAGACCAGACCGGTACGGGCCCGGCCGCCGGCGACGAGGCGCTCGATGTCCACGGCGTACGTGGAGAAGGTGGTGAACCCGCCCAGCACCCCGGTGCCGAAGAACGGCCGCACCAGGCGGTGGGCCGTCCAGGCCTCGGTGATCACCACCATGAACACACCGATCACCGCGCAGCCGACGACGTTGACCACGAGGGTCGTCCACGGGAACGTGCCGGTCGCGGTGGGCCACAGGAGCCCGGCCCCGTAGCGGGCGGACGCTCCCACCGCGCCGCCGAGCGCGACCACCGCGACGACGGCGGTCTGTGGGTGGCGGGACTTCGTGGTCACAGGTCTCCTACGTGCCGGGGCACCGGTCCCCGCTCGCCTCAGATTAGCGCCCGTGTCCTGCGGGGCGAGAGGCCCTAGGGTTGCCGGGTGTATGCAAACGGGGAGCTGCGGACAGCAGTAGGGGATATCCAGCGGGGTCGCATCCCCCGCCAGCGGGACGGGGCGCGGGGGGACCGGGGGCCGGAAGCCGGGAAGTCGTGGTGGCGCCGGCACCGTGTGCCGGTCGTCTCCGTGGCCGTCGTGATTCCGCTCTACGCCGTGTGGGCGGCGGTCCTGGCCACCGGCGGCGGTGACCTCGCCGCGCAGTTCGCCTGGTCGGGATTTACCGCCCGCCACCCGGGCGCGGCCTACAACCTCTCCTGGTACGGGGGGACCCACACGGCCAACTACAGCGTCTTCTCCTCGTACTTGATGGCCTTCTTCGGCGTCCGGGCGGTGTCCGTGGCCGCCGGGATCGCGGGCACCTGGCTCATGGCCCTCCTCTTGGTACGCAGAGGTGTGCCGCACGCCCTCGTTCCCGCGCTTCTCGCCGCGCTCACCCTGTGGTGCAACGTCGCGTCCGGGCGTACGACCTTCGCGCTCGGTGTCGCCATCGGGCTCGTCGCCTGCCTGTACGTCCACCGCTCGGTGACCGCCCTCGTGGCCGGGGCGCTGGCGACGATGGCGAGTCCGGTCGCGGGGCTGTTCCTCGTGGTGGCGGGGGCCGCCTATCTGCTGGACCGGCAGTGGCGGAAGGGTGCGGTGCTGATGGTGCCGTTCTTCGCCGTCGTGGGCGCGACCACGGTGCTCTTCCCGTTCGAGGGCGAACAGCCCATGGCCGCCAACAGACTGTGGATGCCGGTCGTCGTCTGCGCCGTCCTCGCGGTCGCGGCGCCGGTGCGGCGGGAATGGCTTCTGCTGCGGTACGGCGCCGTGGTGTACGCCGTCGGCGTGCTCCTCACCTATCTCATCGCCTCCCCGATCGGTACGAACGTGGAGCGGCTGCTCGGTCTCGTCGCCGTGCCCGTGCTGGTCATGGCGGTCCTCGTCCTCGTCCGGGAGAGGGCGTGGGTGCGGACGGCCGTGGTGGCGGTGGCCCTCGTGCTGTCGGCCAACTGGCTTGTCACCAAGACCGTGGACGACCTCCGGGTGTCCACCGATGTGCCGTCCTGGGCGTCGCGTACCGAGGGGGTGGTCGGTGAACTCCACCGGCTCGGCGCCGATCTCGGCCGCGTGGAGGTCGTCCCGGCCCGAAACCACCGCGAGGCGGCGGCACTTGCCCCGCACGTGAACATGGCGCGCGGCTGGAACCGCCAGCTCGATGTCGAACGCGGGCGGCTGTTCTACGACGGGATGCTGTCCCCCGCCGGGTACCGGTCCTGGCTGGACCGGTGGGCCGTGGGCTATGTGGTGCTGCACCACGGGCAGCCGGACGGCCCCGCCGAGGCCGAGGCGGCGCTGATCAGGGCCGGGCAGCCCTGGCTGAAGCGGGTGTGGCAGGACTCCGGGTGGACGATCTACCGGGTGCGGGGCGCGAGGCCGCTGGTGGACGCGCCCGCCGAGGTCGTACGCGGCGACGACGCCGAGCTGGTGGTGCGGATGCCCGAGGCGGGATCGGTGACCGTCCGCGTCGCGCATTCGCCGTGGCTGCGGGTGCGCGGCGTGGACGGCGGCACCGGGGGCTGCCTGCGGCAGCACGGCGAGTGGACGAGGCTGACCGTGCCGAAGGGCGGGACGTACCGGTTGGACTCGGCGTACCGGCTGTCGCGTGGGGGCGGCTGCTGAGCGGGGGGCCGGCTGTTGCGGCGGCGCGCTGCTGAGCCAGGGTTCCAGCCGCCCCGCCAACGGCTGCCGGCCCTGCGCGGCGCGCGGTCCGGACCAGCGGTTTCACCCGATCGGCCACCGCATCTGCGCATCGGGCAAAGAGGCCGCAGGGTGGTCCCATGTGGCTCCGTCACCGACTCTGGCCGGCCGCCGCGGTCCTCCCGCTCACTCTTCTGATGCTGCGGGACGCCCCGGTGCGCCTCGTGCTGCCCCCGCCGGCGGCCCCGGTGCACGAGCGGGCGCGCGGGGTGCCGCAGCCGGCGATCGTCACCCGGGCGGGCTGGCACGCGGACGAGAGCATGGTGCGGGAGCACGCGGTCTACACGGGCGCCGTGCGGGCGGTCTTCATCCATCACACGGGGGAGAACAACACCTACGACTGCGCGGACGTTCCCCGCATGCTGCAAGCCGTCGAGGAGTCCCACATCAAGGGCAACGGCTGGGACGACATCGGCTACAACTTCCTCGTCGACCGGTGCGGGACGATCTACGAGGGCCGGGCCGGCGGCATCACGCGGCAGGTCCGCGGGGCGCACACCACGGGCTTCAACGCCGACAGCGTGGGGATAGCGGTGCTGGGCAACTACGGACGCGGGGCCGAGGTGCCGCGGGCCGTCGTCCGGGCTCTCGCCGAGGTGGCCGCGTGGAAGCTGCGGCCCGGGTCCGATCCGCGCGGCACGGTGCGGCTGGTCTCGACGAACGACGCGAGCAGATACCCGAAGGGCAAGGCGGCCGTGCTGCACGTCATCTCGGGCCACCGCGACGCGTATCAGACCAACTGTCCCGGCGAGGCGCTGTACGCGGAACTGCCCGCGATCCGGGCCGCGGCGGCGGCCCTGCGCCAGGCGCGGACGGGCACGGCGGACGCGGAGAGCCCTCACTGAGTTTCGCACTAGTGCATATACCTGTTCTGCCTAGTTCGAAATGGGTTAGCATTCCGGCATGCCTGCCACGACCCCGCTTCCCGTGACCCTGACCGGCCGCCATGTCCGCGTCGAGCCGCTCTCCCCGGACCACCTCGACGATCTCTTCGCCGCCGGCGGCGGTGACGACGAGGTCTGGCGCTGGCAGGGCGGACCGACCCCGCACACCCCGGAGGAGCTCGGCGAGAAGCTCACGGCGCTGCTCGCGAACGGGGCGTACGTCCCGTTCGCCGTCATCCACCGCGCGAGCGGCCGGGCGGTCGGCTGGACCACGTACCTGGACATCGACGTGGCCAACGAACGCCTGGAGATCGGCTGGACGTGGTACGGCCGCGCCCACTGGCGCTCTGCGGTCAACACCGAGACGAAGCTGCTCCTGATCGGCCACGCCTTCGACGAACTGGGCATGGGGCGTGTGCAGTTGAAGACCGACCATCTCAACGTCCGTTCCCAGAAAGCGATAGCCCGGCTGGGCGCCCACCGCGAAGGGGTACTGCGGCGCCACCGCCGCCGCCCCGACGGCACCTGGCGCGACACGGTCTACTTCTCGCTGCTCGCCGACGAATGGCCCGAGGCGAGGGCCCGCCTGGAAGCGCGTATCTGATCCCTCGCTGATCCGTACGCGGCCCGTTGCGGACGTGCGTACGGTCCGTGTCCACCGACCGGCCATCACGGACGGTGCGAACACCGAGCCGGGCGCCGACCACCGCCGGCCCGACTTCCTGGCCCAGCGCCTTCGTACCGCCTACGGGCCGTACGCGCGGGGCGTGCTCAACGAGGAGATCAGCGGCAACCGCCTTCCGCACGAGCCGAATCCGCCCGCCGGGTCGGACGCGGAGAACTTCGCGGCGTACTTCGGCCAGGCCGCTCTGCGCCGCTTCGACCGCGACGTCGCCGCCCAGTCGGGGGCGGGCCACCTCATCGTGCTCCTCGGCGTGAACGACCTCGGCCACCCCGGCACGGTGGCCCCGGAGCCGGAGCGGGTCTCGGCGGCCGACCTGATCGCCGCCCACCGGCAGTTGATCGCCCGTGCCCATGAGCGCGGGCTGACGGCGTACGGCGGCACGATCCTGCCGTTCAAGGGCGACACGCTCGGCTTCTACTCCCCGGCGAACGAGGCCGCCCGCACGGCCTTCAACCACTGGCTGAGGACGAGCGGCGAGTACGACGGGGTCATCGACTTCGACAGGGCCCTGCGCGATCCGTCCGACCCGCAGCGCCTGCCGGCCCGGTACGACAGCGGTGATCACCTCCACCCGAACGACGCGGGCGCCGAGGCGATGGCGGAGGCGGTGCCGTTGAAGTACCTGAGCTGAGGGCCGCCTACAGGGCGTCCGGTCCCCGCTCGCCCGTGCGGACCCGGACCACCGTTTCGACCGGCTGCATCCACACCTTGCCGTCGCCGATCCGGTCGGTGCGGGCGGCGCGGACGATCGCGTCGATCACCGCGTCCGCTTCCGGGTCGGCGACGAGGACCTCGATCCGGACCTTGGGGACCAGATCGACCCGGTACTCGGCGCCCCGGTATACCTCGGTGTGGCCGTGCTGCCGTCCGTAGCCGCTGGCCTCGGTGACGGTGAGCCCCTGGACACCGAGTTCCCGCAGCGCGGTCTTCACCTCGTCGAGGCGGTGCGGTCTGATGACGGCCGTGATGAGCTTCATGGGGCGGAGTTCCTGTCCTTGGGGAGCGGCGTCGGCCGGGTGGTCACGGCCTGCGGAGCGCCGTGACCCAGGGCGCCGTGATCGTAGGCGCTCTCCGCGTGCAGTGTCTGGTCGAGGCCGGTGAGCTCCTCGTCCGCGGAGGCCCGCAGGCCCATGAACCGGTCGACGGCCTTGCCGATCCCGTACGTCATGAGGAAGGTGTAGGCCGCCACGGCCAGTACGGCGACGGCCTGCCGGGCGAGCTGGCCGAAGCCGCCTCCGTACAGCAGCCCTTCCGCGCCACCGGTCATCGTGGCCGTCGCGAACAGGCCGATGAGCAGGGTGCCGACGATGCCGCCGACGAAGTGCACGCCGACGACGTCCAGCGAGTCGTCGTAGCCGAAGCGGAACTTCCAGGCGACCGCATACGAGCAGATGACGCCCGCCGCGAGGCCCACCGCGGCGCCGCCGAGGATGCCCACGGTGCCGCAGGCGGGGGTGATCGCGACCAGCCCGGCGACCGCGCCCGAGGCGGCGCCGAAGGTGGTGGGGTGGCCGTCGCGCTTCTGCTCGACGAAGAGCCAGCCGAGCAGCCCGGTGCAGCCGGCGACCAGGGTGTTGAGGACCGAGGCGGCCGCCAGTCCATTGGCGCCGAGCGCGGAACCGCCGTTGAAGCCGAGCCAGCCGAACCAGAGCAGCCCGGCACCGAGCATCACCATGGGCAGGTTGTGCGGGCGCATCGCGTCCTTCTTGAAGCCGATGCGCGGCCCCACGACGAGCGCGAGCGCCAGCCCGGACGCCCCGGACGCGATCTCCACGACCAGCCCGCCGGCGAAGTCGAGCGCGCCCAGCGAGTCCTTGATCCAGCCGCCGGGGCCCCACACCCAGTGGGCGACGGGGGCGTAGACGAGCAGCGTCCACACCGGCACGAGGACCAGCCAGGCGGCGAACTTCGTACGGTCGGCGATCGCACCGCTGATCAGCGCCGCGGTGACGATCGCGAACGTCAGCTGGAACGTGGTGAACAGCAGGGTCGGCACGCTTCCGGTCACGGAGTCGGGCCCGATGCCGGCCATGCCGACGTGCCGCAGGTCCCCGACGAGCCCGCCGACCGCGTCGTCGCCGAAGGCCAGCGAGTACCCGGCGAGCAGCCAGACGACGGTGACGAGAGCGATCGAGACGAAGCTCATCATCAGCATGTTGAGTACGTTCTTCGTGCGGACCATGCCGCCGTAGAAGAGCGCGAGCCCGGGTGTCATCAGCAGAACGAGTGCGGTGGCGGCGAGCAGCCAGGCGGTGTCACCTGTGTCGATGCCGGCCGCGGCCACGGTCACGGGGGTCACGGGGAATCCCTCCTCGGGGCGCGTGCGGTGCGGGCGACTGCGAGCGTGACGGGCGCGCGTTTCGTAACGGGGGCCCGAATGTTTCCGTCGCATTTCATTGCGCGGAGGTTGCCGACATCTCACCGGTGCGGGGGAGGTGTGAAGGACCCGTGAGCGCACCACGCCCGTCTGCTACCTTGCTATGCATGGAACCCGGTAAGGCAAGTGGGCAGGCGGACGGTCCGGCCGCGGGCAGGATCGAAAGCCAGCTGCTCAAAGGGGTCTTGGAGTACTGCGTGCTCGCGCTGATGCGGGACGAGCCGAAGTACGGGGTCCAGCTGCTCGGCGAACTGCAGGCGACCGGCGCGCTGGCGACCGGCCAGGGCACGGTCTATCCCCTGCTGTCACGGCTGCGGCGGGAGGAGCTGGTCGTCACCACCTGGCAGGAGTCGGCTTCGGGGCCGCCGCGGCGCTACTACGCACTCTCCGAGGCCGGTCATGCCGCGCTCGCCCGGTTCGCCGCCGTCTGGCCGGGATTCCGCAACGCCGTCGACGACCTCGTCATGCCGGGCCAGGAGCTCGGTGCGCAGAGCGAAGGGCACCACCTTGAAGACCGATGAAACGCTGACGCGCGAGTACCTCGCGGCAGTCGAGCGCGAGACGTCGACGTTGCCGGCCGCGGCCCGCCAGGAGCTCATCGCCGACCTCGGTGAGCACATAGAGGTGGCACTCGCCGAACGCCCCGGCAGCGTGCACGAGATCCTGCGGGAGGTGGGTGACCCGCGCGCCATCGCCGCGACGGCCCTCCAGGAGCTCGGCGGGACCGCGGGCGTACCGGTCCGCAAGCCCGGCCGCCGCCGCTCCCCGGTCTGGCTGCCGCTCGTGCTCCTGGTGGTGGGTGACGTGCTGCCGTACCTCGGGGGGATCGCCCTCACCTGGATCGGCTTCGCGGCCAGGGTCGCCGCCGTCGTGATCGTGTGCCGGGCCCGCTGCTGGACGGTGGCCCAGAAGTGGACCGGCCTGACCCTGGCCGTCATCGTCCCGGTCGTCGCACACGTCGCCTGGTACTTCTCCCCCGTCCCCCACCACGGCAGCTCGGCGGAGCCGGTGGCGCGCTGGACGCTCGTCGCCGTGGTGTTCCTTCTGACGCTGGCGGGCGCCGGGTGGCTGTGGCGGAACAGGCGCCGCGCGTAGCAAGGCAGTTGCTGCCTTCCGCGTCCCTCGGAGCCGTACCCCGGCAGGGTGAGGCAGGGCCCGCCGAAGGTGCGCATCCTCGGTCACATGAAGAAGCACGGGCAACTCGCCGACTTCCTCCAGGCACGCAGAGGCCAACTGCGGCCCGAGGACGTCGG
This genomic interval from Streptomyces sp. NBC_00464 contains the following:
- a CDS encoding ammonium transporter — translated: MTPVTVAAAGIDTGDTAWLLAATALVLLMTPGLALFYGGMVRTKNVLNMLMMSFVSIALVTVVWLLAGYSLAFGDDAVGGLVGDLRHVGMAGIGPDSVTGSVPTLLFTTFQLTFAIVTAALISGAIADRTKFAAWLVLVPVWTLLVYAPVAHWVWGPGGWIKDSLGALDFAGGLVVEIASGASGLALALVVGPRIGFKKDAMRPHNLPMVMLGAGLLWFGWLGFNGGSALGANGLAAASVLNTLVAGCTGLLGWLFVEQKRDGHPTTFGAASGAVAGLVAITPACGTVGILGGAAVGLAAGVICSYAVAWKFRFGYDDSLDVVGVHFVGGIVGTLLIGLFATATMTGGAEGLLYGGGFGQLARQAVAVLAVAAYTFLMTYGIGKAVDRFMGLRASADEELTGLDQTLHAESAYDHGALGHGAPQAVTTRPTPLPKDRNSAP
- a CDS encoding PadR family transcriptional regulator; this encodes MEPGKASGQADGPAAGRIESQLLKGVLEYCVLALMRDEPKYGVQLLGELQATGALATGQGTVYPLLSRLRREELVVTTWQESASGPPRRYYALSEAGHAALARFAAVWPGFRNAVDDLVMPGQELGAQSEGHHLEDR
- a CDS encoding HAAS signaling domain-containing protein, whose protein sequence is MKTDETLTREYLAAVERETSTLPAAARQELIADLGEHIEVALAERPGSVHEILREVGDPRAIAATALQELGGTAGVPVRKPGRRRSPVWLPLVLLVVGDVLPYLGGIALTWIGFAARVAAVVIVCRARCWTVAQKWTGLTLAVIVPVVAHVAWYFSPVPHHGSSAEPVARWTLVAVVFLLTLAGAGWLWRNRRRA